A region of Caldicoprobacter guelmensis DNA encodes the following proteins:
- a CDS encoding cyanophycinase gives MEEKVEGKLMIIGGAEDKEGECVILKKLVELAGGQNGNIVVMTVATDYPEVIGEEYTCIFKRLGVNEINVIHIDSRHHANEDSLVDKINAATCIFFTGGDQLRITSLLGGTKAEEKLKEAYRRGVVIAGTSAGASVMSETMITSGKDDDAPKKCTLKMAPGLGLLKDVVIDQHFAQRGRIGRLLTAIAQNPHMLGVGIDEDTAIIIDSDAVFEVIGSHAVTILDGKSLDFTNVSELKPDEILALTNVVMHVLPAGFRYDIKYRRPIIRR, from the coding sequence ATGGAGGAAAAAGTAGAGGGTAAGCTTATGATCATCGGTGGGGCGGAAGATAAAGAAGGTGAATGTGTAATTTTGAAAAAGCTGGTAGAGTTGGCAGGAGGACAAAATGGAAATATAGTGGTCATGACTGTGGCCACCGACTATCCCGAGGTCATAGGAGAGGAATACACCTGTATATTTAAGCGGCTTGGAGTAAACGAAATAAATGTCATACATATAGATTCAAGGCATCATGCCAATGAAGACAGCCTTGTGGACAAGATAAATGCCGCTACATGTATATTCTTCACCGGTGGTGACCAGCTACGTATTACCTCCCTCTTGGGAGGCACTAAGGCTGAAGAAAAGTTAAAAGAGGCATATCGTCGTGGTGTGGTCATTGCTGGGACAAGTGCAGGCGCTTCAGTTATGAGCGAGACCATGATCACCTCTGGCAAAGATGATGATGCTCCTAAGAAGTGTACATTGAAGATGGCTCCAGGGCTAGGGCTTTTAAAAGATGTCGTAATAGACCAGCACTTTGCTCAGAGGGGCCGAATTGGACGCCTGCTTACCGCTATAGCGCAAAACCCGCACATGCTTGGCGTGGGAATTGACGAGGATACGGCTATTATAATTGATAGCGATGCTGTATTTGAAGTAATAGGTTCTCATGCGGTAACAATACTTGATGGCAAATCATTGGATTTTACCAATGTTTCAGAGCTTAAGCCAGATGAAATACTGGCGCTTACTAACGTTGTAATGCACGTGCTTCCAGCAGGCTTCAGGTATGACATTAAATACCGTAGACCAATAATCAGGAGGTAA